A DNA window from Myxococcales bacterium contains the following coding sequences:
- a CDS encoding DUF444 family protein: MTMRIDPDHRRFRDIVRGKIKQDLRKYISNGELIGRKGKDRISIPLPQIQMPRFRFGGQGGQGGVGQGQGNVGDPLDQGQPGQSGQGKAGDQAGEHVLEVELSMDELAQIMGEELRLPRIEPKGKERIITQKDRYVGIRRTGPESLRHFKRTFRQALRREVAQGTYDAGRPLIVPIREDKRYRSWKTIPLPQSNAVMIFIMDVSGSMGDEQKEIVRVESFWIDTWLRSQYDGLETRYIIHDASAKEVDRETFFRTRESGGTMISSAYKLCAKMIQDDYPPSEWNIYPFHFSDGDNWSVDDTSLCINILRQQVLPAVNQFCYGQVESPYGSGQFIKDLQEHFRTAENVVTSEIKGKEHIMDSIREFLGRGR, translated from the coding sequence ATGACGATGCGCATCGATCCCGACCATCGGCGCTTCCGCGACATCGTGCGCGGGAAGATCAAGCAGGATCTGCGTAAGTACATCTCGAACGGCGAGCTGATAGGTCGCAAGGGGAAGGACCGCATCTCCATCCCCTTGCCGCAGATCCAGATGCCTCGCTTCCGCTTCGGTGGGCAGGGTGGCCAAGGTGGGGTGGGGCAAGGCCAGGGTAACGTGGGAGATCCCCTGGACCAGGGACAGCCTGGGCAGTCGGGTCAGGGCAAGGCGGGTGATCAAGCGGGTGAGCACGTCCTGGAGGTCGAGCTGTCGATGGACGAACTCGCCCAGATCATGGGTGAGGAGCTGCGTTTGCCCCGGATCGAACCGAAAGGGAAGGAACGCATCATCACGCAGAAGGACCGCTACGTGGGGATCCGGCGCACCGGCCCCGAGTCGCTGCGGCACTTCAAGCGCACCTTCCGGCAAGCCCTGCGGCGCGAAGTGGCCCAGGGGACCTACGATGCAGGGCGGCCCCTCATCGTCCCCATTCGTGAGGACAAGCGCTACCGATCCTGGAAGACCATCCCCCTTCCCCAATCAAACGCGGTCATGATCTTCATCATGGACGTGTCGGGATCGATGGGCGACGAGCAGAAGGAGATCGTCAGAGTCGAGTCGTTCTGGATCGACACGTGGCTGCGCTCGCAGTACGACGGGCTCGAGACCCGTTACATCATCCACGACGCCAGCGCCAAAGAGGTGGATCGGGAGACCTTCTTCCGAACGCGGGAGTCTGGCGGCACGATGATCTCGAGCGCGTACAAGCTGTGCGCGAAGATGATTCAGGACGACTATCCGCCAAGCGAATGGAACATCTATCCATTTCATTTCTCCGACGGCGATAACTGGTCCGTGGACGATACCTCCCTTTGCATCAACATCCTTCGGCAGCAGGTGTTGCCCGCAGTCAACCAGTTCTGCTACGGCCAGGTCGAGAGCCCCTACGGCTCCGGGCAGTTCATCAAGGACCTGCAGGAGCACTTTCGGACGGCCGAAAACGTGGTGACCTCGGAGATAAAGGGCAAAGAACACATCATGGACTCGATCCGGGAATTCCTCGGGCGAGGTCGATAG